One window of Triticum dicoccoides isolate Atlit2015 ecotype Zavitan chromosome 5A, WEW_v2.0, whole genome shotgun sequence genomic DNA carries:
- the LOC119303491 gene encoding uncharacterized protein LOC119303491, with the protein MSRVDDILRNCVQLVDLRLKDFSCRQPAFHIFVPNSKLKSLQLDSYNTVGAYLGLVPYLETFACGGQPTILHYGVVPRLRHVSLNFLQTRDDGKDDSSGSDRTYQISKFFLGEPPPLEYLVLQLRGRQMWIELTAICSQLNHLKKLFIANVPMNWDTFWILHLLAAAPALESLHVHFDSKSEKATAGSLNVQVEHHHLKELMVIGFDGVAWQTGFVKRISQTGSNIRRISK; encoded by the exons ATGTCACGCGTTGATGATATTCTGAGAAACTGTGTGCAGCTGGTGGATTTGAGGCTGAAAGATTTTAGTTGTCGCCAACCTGCTTTTCATATCTTTGTTCCTAACTCAAAGTTAAAGAGTCTGCAATTGGACAGCTACAACACTGTGGGTGCCTACCTGGGTTTGGTGCCTTATCTTGAAACATTTGCTTGTGGTGGTCAGCCAACTATACTACACTATGGCGTGGTGCCTCGACTTAGGCATGTGAGTCTGAACTTCTTGCAAACTAGAGATGACGGCAAGGATGATTCCTCCGGTAGCGACAGGACATATCAAATAAGCAAATTCTTTTTAGGGGAGCCGCCACCGCTAGAGTACCTTGTTCTGCAGTTAAGAGGGCGTCAG ATGTGGATTGAACTAACCGCCATTTGCAGCCAGCTTAATCATCTCAAGAAACTATTCATTGCAAATGTGCCAATGAACTGGGATACGTTCTGGATTCTCCACCTACTTGCTGCCGCACCTGCCTTGGAGTCGCTCCATGTTCAT TTTGACAGCAAGTCAGAGAAGGCAACTGCTGGATCACTGAATGTGCAAGTGGAGCACCATCACCTGAAAGAACTCATGGTCATCGGCTTCGACGGTGTGGCGTGGCAGACCGGCTTTGTGAAGCGGATCTCACAGACGGGATCAAATATTCGCCGCATCTCGAAATAG